A section of the Ogataea parapolymorpha DL-1 chromosome II, whole genome shotgun sequence genome encodes:
- a CDS encoding F-box/WD repeat-containing protein pof10, whose translation MESNAADQYEIQPPGSPLPLELLMVVFRFLDPGSLKNMALVCKTWYRLSKDNSMWMQIFKERFSSIGSVFPRVSRTRLWRTELIERETLIKNWKKGKGVHNTYNLESLFYTTDLQCDFKTNRLISLNKNTGNLVTCSLNNGANIDLQPSTIPSGTTAYAMSKHSIVFGRWDSKVFGSLINHKNILLSGIKEFKGAGHRGMVTCVNVNQTELGKEGKIGAITGDENGTIVGWDLKKGAQVAHCKICEATIAKVDSDYKDVIVVLDTQGALYVVKNMFNVFDCTPEVHELQVSLEINPQNVMFMKMYVDYGDSNIVLIDENTVEIISYRDNLVRRFVTEEPIYKSSLEQNSTAFTKRDVELVGTDPLFLAILLKSGRVLVINVRAYEYQIRPVLDILPRLAYEDDDYQRVVAINQNVDLPALSEIAINSLVVAVGSYNGKIEFYDITTGEFFRKIAIKSSSKMLQQVGSQLLPITNIVMDQSLSAGVVAYGSMVQFFKFGDFYKELETKRKKKNFKERKYSNNHIKEAIKDYEYELHEEAQTASRLQKYNGDHLEDSDEELQMALALSMSINETSVGSQEQDDDLLVAIELSKQII comes from the coding sequence ATGGAAAGCAACGCCGCTGACCAGTATGAGATCCAGCCACCTGGATCTCCGCTGCCATTAGAACTGCTGATGGTGGTGTTTCGATTTCTGGACCCCGGATCGCTGAAGAACATGGCCCTTGTTTGCAAAACCTGGTATCGTCTATCAAAGGACAACTCTATGTGGATGCAGATATTCAAGGAGAGATTTAGCAGTATCGGCTCTGTCTTTCCACGCGTATCGCGCACAAGACTATGGCGGACAGAGTTGATCGAACGAGAGACGCTCATAAAAAACTGGAAGAAAGGAAAGGGTGTTCATAACACATATAATCTGGAGAGCCTTTTTTACACTACCGATCTACAGTGCGACTTCAAGACCAACAGACTCATCTCGTTGAACAAGAATACAGGAAATTTGGTGACTTGCAGCCTGAACAACGGCGCCAATATCGATCTGCAACCGTCTACAATCCCCAGCGGCACTACTGCCTACGCCATGAGCAAACACAGTATCGTGTTTGGAAGGTGGGACAGCAAAGTCTTCGGCTCACTTATTAACCACAAGAATATTCTCTTATCTGGAATCAAGGAATTCAAAGGAGCTGGCCATCGAGGGATGGTTACGTGTGTAAATGTCAACCAAACAGAGCTAGGAAAAGAGGGCAAGATAGGAGCAATTACAGGGGACGAAAATGGAACTATTGTGGGCTGGGACCTAAAGAAAGGTGCACAAGTCGCGCATTGCAAGATCTGTGAAGCAACGATCGCTAAAGTTGACTCGGATTACAAAGATGTGATTGTGGTTTTGGATACCCAAGGAGCGCTATAtgtggtgaaaaatatgtTCAATGTTTTTGACTGCACGCCTGAGGTCCACGAACTACAGGTATCGCTTGAGATCAATCCGCAGAATGTGATGTTCATGAAAATGTACGTTGATTACGGAGACAGCAACATCGTCTTGATCGATGAAAATACAGTGGAAATTATATCTTACAGAGACAACCTTGTGAGGAGATTTGTCACTGAGGAGCCTATTTACAAATCCAGCTTGGAGCAAAACAGCACTGCATTTACCAAAAGGGATGTCGAGCTCGTGGGAACAGACCCGTTGtttttggcaattttgttgaaatcAGGAAGAGTGCTGGTGATCAATGTTCGTGCGTATGAGTATCAAATCCGGCCGGTCCTGGATATCCTTCCACGGCTTGCCtacgaagacgatgatTATCAACGGGTGGTGGCAATAAACCAAAACGTGGATCTGCCAGCTCTTTCAGAGATTGCAATAAACTCGTTGGTGGTTGCAGTAGGATCTTACAACGGGAAAATCGAATTTTACGACATCACTACAGGagagtttttcagaaaaataGCCATCAagtccagctcgaaaatgCTTCAGCAAGTGGGCagccagctgctgccaatCACCAACATTGTAATGGACCAGTCGCTTTCCGCTGGAGTGGTTGCTTATGGTTCCATGGtgcagtttttcaagttcGGAGACTTTTACAAAGAACTAGAAACAAAAcgcaaaaagaagaatttcaaagaaCGCAAGTACAGCAATAATCATATCAAAGAAGCTATCAAGGACTACGAATACGAACTTCATGAAGAGGCACAGACCGCGTCGAGACTCCAGAAGTACAACGGAGACCATCTCGAAGACTCTGACGAAGAGCTTCAAATGGCATTGGCTCTGAGCATGTCAATCAATGAAACTTCTGTTGGCTCACAAGAGCAGGACGATGATCTCTTGGTGGCAATAGAATTGTCCAAACAAATTATCTGA
- a CDS encoding adoMet-dependent tRNA methyltransferase (MTase) complex subunit yields MKFLTTNFVKCAVKSCDASELSFPLKYEECELQLQEHDFNPEFLISMLPRLNWDAIVQVAADLGNTTLPSTKPEGIEDNEQMLKDLHSLLLETQIINGKMTCRHCGHIYYIKDSIANFLLPPHLANS; encoded by the coding sequence ATGAAGTTTCTTACGACTAATTTCGTCAAGTGTGCGGTGAAAAGTTGTGACGCATCGGAGCTGTCGTTTCCTTTAAAGTACGAGGAGTGTGAACTCCAACTTCAGGAGCACGACTTCAACCCGGAGTTCCTTATCTCCATGCTTCCCAGACTGAATTGGGACGCTATCGTCCAAGTTGCAGCGGATCTGGGCAACACTACTCTCCCATCCACGAAACCAGAGGGCATCGAGGACAACGAGCAGATGCTTAAGGACTTGCATTCATTACTATTGGAAACACAAATCATAAACGGCAAGATGACATGTCGTCACTGCGGACACATTTACTACATCAAAGACTCTATTGCCAACTTCCTGTTGCCTCCGCACTTGGCCAACAGCTGA
- a CDS encoding putative protein kinase that, when overexpressed, interferes with pheromone-induced growth arrest, whose product MTSENRPGHLAHHGDTSNSQNVPQGRESNSYTPPATAVQQDVFPDSTGSTTEPLSLPEHSSTGIQSHNRSRSRSRSNSRKLSIGRFFSFGQDSAQSKTYVPEQITTPAIDESSANHIQTPPTTSDEAHQDYFNLNVSHGELDDDEITKNSALTKIKKIFRFNSVADHEDLHPAQEGPVVENEEEERQESNGNSLMKKFRRIRSPSSPVQPYSVPSISLTAASEECDIAEQDYINPVDDFQVKLKHDYSVNNSTTTLYNGSTEEEVSEPLDKEPQEPKEFKEPTPPSSKSLSIQKKLKRVASAPLGLKQLVDTNAAPASAPEINDISKHIGEIKVTNSSGSRSPGSSGRNYSSTGIKVSNVEVTPQSFEKLKLLGKGDVGKVYLVREKSNKKLYAMKILNKKEMVERNKIKRVLAEQEILATACHPFIVTLYHSFQSEDHLYLCMEYCMGGEFFRALQTRKMKCISEADARFYASEVVAALEYLHLMGFIYRDLKPENILLHQSGHIMLSDFDLSKQTDHIKRPELVSSHKSATNLPQLDTNACINGFRTNSFVGTEEYIAPEVIWGKGHTAAVDWWTLGIFIYEMIYGITPFKGSTRNQTFSNILKNEVQFPDYNSVSSSCRNLIKKLLIKDETKRLGSRSGASEIKTHPFFKNVQWALLRNQKPPMIPVFTQKKSRRDKEGKTTQGSIGTLKSKRKTSSSPAHSSNTPDPFENFSSVTIHHNDDSNVMRFEGTELGDISYTLTKPDNVSSRRFLKM is encoded by the coding sequence ATGACGTCGGAAAATAGGCCCGGTCACCTCGCCCACCATGGAGACACATCCAACTCCCAGAACGTCCCACAGGGGCGAGAGTCGAACTCATATACGCCGCCCGCGACCGCTGTCCAGCAGGATGTGTTTCCCGACTCCACCGGCTCTACCACAGAGCCATTATCGCTGCCTGAGCATTCATCTACAGGCATACAATCGCATAACCGAAGCAGATCACGATCGAGGTCAAACTCCCGTAAGCTTTCGATAGGACGGTTTTTCAGTTTTGGACAGGACTCTGCGCAATCAAAGACCTACGTGCCTGAGCAAATCACAACTCCAGCTATTGATGAATCGTCCGCCAACCATATCCAAACTCCACCAACAACGAGCGACGAGGCACATCAGGATTATTTCAATCTGAATGTCTCCCACGGAGAGCTAGACGATGATGAGATTACAAAGAACAGCGCATTaaccaaaatcaaaaagatTTTCCGTTTCAACTCCGTCGCCGACCACGAAGACTTGCATCCTGCTCAGGAAGGACCGGTAGTAGAAaatgaagaggaagaacgTCAAGAAAGCAACGGCAACTCGCTTATGAAGAAATTTCGCCGCATAAGGTCACCCTCCAGCCCGGTTCAACCGTATTCTGTGCCGTCGATCTCACTCACCGCAGCCTCCGAAGAATGCGATATTGCAGAACAGGACTACATCAACCCTGTCGACGATTTTCAGGTCAAGTTGAAGCATGATTATTCTGTAAATAACTCGACAACCACACTGTACAATGGATCCACAGAGGAGGAAGTGAGTGAGCCGCTTGACAAGGAGCCACAAGAGCCGaaggagttcaaggagcCGACTCCTCCAAGTTCGAAATCTCTGTCAATCcaaaaaaagttgaaaCGGGTTGCTTCTGCCCCGCTTGgactcaaacagctcgttgatACCAATGCAGCGCCTGCCTCCGCCCCGGAGATAAACGACATATCGAAACACATAGGTGAGATCAAGGTCACAAACTCCAGCGGTTCTAGGTCACCAGGAAGCTCCGGAAGAAACTATTCGAGCACAGGAATAAAAGTGTCCAATGTAGAAGTGACACCGCAGTcatttgagaagctgaagctTCTGGGTAAAGGAGATGTTGGAAAAGTCTATCTGGTGAGAGAAAAGTCGAACAAAAAATTATATGCGATGAAGATTCTGAACAAGAAGGAAATGGTTGAGCGTAATAAGATCAAAAGGGTACTAGCAGAACAGGAAATATTGGCAACAGCATGCCATCCATTCATAGTTACGCTGTACCATTCATTCCAGTCAGAAGACCATCTTTATTTGTGCATGGAATATTGTATGGGAGGAGAGTTCTTCAGAGCACTACAGACACGCAAAATGAAATGCATTTCCGAGGCCGATGCAAGGTTTTATGCTTCTGAAGTTGTTGCTGCGCTGGAGTATTTGCATTTGATGGGATTTATCTACAGAGACCTaaaaccagaaaacatTCTTTTGCATCAGTCGGGACACATCATGTTGAGCGATTTTGACCTGTCGAAACAAACTGATCACATTAAGAGACCCGAACTAGTCTCTTCACACAAGTCGGCTACCAATCTTCCTCAGCTGGACACGAACGCTTGCATCAACGGCTTTAGAACTAACTCTTTTGTCGGCACAGAGGAATATATTGCACCTGAGGTCATTTGGGGCAAAGGCCACACTGCTGCTGTTGACTGGTGGACCCTGGGAATATTCATCTACGAAATGATTTATGGTATAACGCCGTTCAAAGGGTCTACTCGAAACCAGACGTTTTCTAACATTCTGAAAAATGAGGTTCAGTTTCCTGACTACAACTCTGTTTCTAGCAGCTGTCGCAACTTGATAAAGAAACTTCTTATCAAGGATGAGACAAAGCGGTTGGGCTCACGTAGTGGAGCATCGGAGATCAAAACACACccatttttcaagaacGTTCAATGGGCCCTTCTCAGGAACCAGAAACCACCAATGATCCCTGTTTTCACGCAAAAGAAGAGTCGTCGCGACAAGGAGGGTAAGACAACGCAGGGCTCTATTGGCACATTGAAGTCGAAGCGCAAGACTTCTTCGTCTCCAGCCCATTCAAGCAATACCCCAGACCCATTTGAAAACTTCAGCTCGGTTACGATTCACCATAATGACGATAGCAATGTGATGCGGTTTGAAGGCACAGAGTTGGGAGATATTTCCTACACGCTTACAAAGCCCGACAACGTCAGCAGCAGACGGTTCCTGAAAATGTGA
- a CDS encoding Mismatch repair protein — MSQQMLSRWIKRENSSSPVPDAANDTNSVANSHRNGKSRCTPSNGSNASSIDAFRYSATAGSLTRSKFADKLKGYTVGARKRQFSEDDEDAPKKAKSSKLTPLEQQIYELKMQHKDKLLAIQVGYKYKFYGEDARAASQILNIMYIPGRLFFTKSDDLYDKLAYCSIPDVRLHIHLKRLLNAGYKVAVVDQNETAAIKSTTSSKNKLFERRISKVYTSSTYIDNEDVISGGRFVVALTETKNKETTVISLVAVDVYSADIIYDEFEDNFVRNELETRLYHLDPTEFLLIGEISRETQKALDLFKRHTRESATSLRSEVRAAKTYTQITDVLNANLSDQAFDLITKLAASVQGCFAELIEYLGEFELANVFDLVDKYTHFSSVHRCMVLDANTLRNLEIYKNSTNGQEYGSLLWMLDHTNTQFGRRELKRWVGRPLTDREEVAKRADSVESIMKNYQSVAIESTVKLLRNCPDLEAALSRVHYGRSKRKDTYMFLKKMNEILQFYGDLPDTYVQTNPSLREIFDDLKTAASSGLKDFRNLLDMVHSPAAIDDTSPEHVTGYFNTNFFDYHLIQQHLENISQVEQQLEAELKDIRKIVGRPGMGYVTNNKEPYLVEVRNTQVASLPKDWVKINGTKSVSRFRTPSGAALYRQIQYHTEMLQKECNECFTKFVKRIDEYYLDLNKTIRHLAVLDSLISLSAASSLNEGYTKPVFVDSPCIDVKNSRNPISENLKTSTRYIPNDFKMSDSEGRIALITGPNMGGKSSFIRQIALLVVMAQIGCYIPAEAGSKLSIFDSIHTRMGAQDDIIKGESTFQVELKECSTILKECGPRSLVLMDEVGRGTSTMDGFAIAHSILRYLVTDRSPFVLFITHYQNLKSFERFKEVKNYHMGIQKVGEDIVFTYKLSEGCSDRSYGINCAKLAGLPKPVLESAHQNSTRFENDWRLKEALSLAHNFRTLTENKDYAKLLELAQDLV; from the coding sequence ATGTCTCAACAGATGCTGAGTCGCTGGATTAAGCGGGAGAACAGCTCATCTCCCGTGCCAGACGCGGCCAACGACACAAATTCCGTGGCAAACAGCCATAGGAACGGCAAGTCGCGTTGCACGCCGTCAAATGGTTCCAACGCGTCGTCCATCGACGCGTTCAGGTATTCCGCCACTGCTGGATCGCTGACCCGCTCCAAATTTGCAGATAAGCTTAAGGGATACACTGTTGGGGCCCGCAAAAGGCAGTTTAGcgaagacgacgaggatgcCCCGAAAAAGGCGAAATCAAGCAAGCTGACTCCGCTCGAACAGCAGATAtacgagctcaaaatgcAACATAAAGACAAACTACTGGCCATCCAGGTTGGCTACAAATACAAGTTCTATGGCGAGGACGCTCGTGCTGCGTCGCAGATTTTGAACATCATGTACATTCCAGGACGgctgtttttcaccaaaagcGATGATCTGTACGATAAACTGGCCTACTGCTCGATTCCCGATGTGAGACTTCACATTCATCTGAAACGGCTGCTGAATGCCGGCTACAAAGTTGCCGTTGTTGACCAGAACGAAACAGCAGCCATCAAGTCCACCACATCGTCGAAAaacaagctgtttgagcgaCGCATCAGTAAAGTGTACACCTCGTCCACGTACATCGACAACGAAGACGTGATTTCTGGGGGCCGGTTTGTTGTCGCGTTGACAGAGACCAAGAACAAGGAAACCACTGTGATATCTCTGGTTGCCGTTGACGTTTACTCGGCAGACATCATATAtgacgagtttgaggacaattttgtgcgcaacgagctggaaaccAGACTTTACCATCTCGATCCAACGGAATTTCTTTTAATTGGAGAGATTTCGCGGGAAACACAGAAAGCGCTGGACTTGTTCAAACGGCACACTCGTGAGTCAGCAACTAGCTTGCGGTCAGAGGTCAGGGCTGCAAAGACATACACGCAGATCACCGATGTTCTGAACGCCAACCTGTCCGACCAGGCCTTTGATCTCATCACAAAGCTTGCAGCCTCTGTCCAAGGTTGTTTTGCAGAGCTGATCGAGTACCTGGGCGAGTTCGAATTGGCCAATGTGTTTGATTTGGTGGACAAATACACCCATTTTTCCAGCGTCCATCGATGCATGGTTTTGGACGCAAACACTCTGCGTAACCTCGAAATATACAAAAACAGCACCAACGGCCAGGAGTACGGCTCTCTGCTGTGGATGCTGGACCACACAAATACCCAGTTCGGACGCAGAGAGCTAAAACGATGGGTCGGCAGGCCATTGACGGACAGAGAAGAGGTGGCCAAGAGAGCAGACTCCGTGGAGAGCATTATGAAAAACTACCAGTCCGTGGCCATCGAGTCGACCGTCAAGCTTCTGCGCAATTGTCCGGACCTGGAAGCAGCGCTCAGTCGTGTCCATTACGGCCGGTCCAAACGCAAGGACACTTATATGTTTCTCAAAAAAATGAACGAGATCCTCCAGTTCTACGGGGACCTCCCAGACACCTATGTCCAGACCAACCCGTCTCTGCGCGAGATATTCGACGATCTCAAAACTGCAGCCTCATCCGGGCTCAAAGACTTCAGGAATTTGCTGGACATGGTCCATTCGCCAGCGGCCATCGACGACACCAGCCCCGAGCACGTGACCGGCTATTTCAACACCAACTTCTTTGATTACCACCTGATCCAACAGCATCTGGAGAACATTTCTCAGgtggagcagcagctggaagcAGAACTCAAGGATATCCGCAAAATCGTTGGCCGGCCAGGTATGGGCTATGTGaccaacaacaaggagCCGTACTTGGTGGAGGTGCGCAACACTCAGGTTGCTAGCTTGCCGAAAGACTGGGTCAAAATTAACGGCACCAAGTCTGTGTCGCGGTTCAGAACTCCTTCGGGAGCCGCACTCTACAGACAGATCCAGTACCACACAGAGatgctccagaaagagTGCAACGAGTGTTTTACCAAGTTTGTCAAAAGAATCGACGAGTACTATCTCGACCTGAATAAAACCATTCGACATCTCGCTGTTCTGGACTCGCTAATTTCCCTGAGTGCCGCTTCCTCGCTCAACGAAGGGTATACAAAgcctgtgtttgtggactcTCCGTGCATTGATGTGAAAAACTCTCGCAACCCAATTTCAGAAAACCTCAAGACATCAACTCGTTACATCCCTAATGATTTCAAGATGTCAGACTCAGAAGGCAGAATAGCCCTGATTACAGGCCCGAATATGGGAGGAAAGTCGTCTTTCATTCGCCAGATCGCGCTGCTCGTGGTCATGGCACAGATAGGCTGCTACATACCTGCGGAAGCCGGGTCCAAGCTGAGCATTTTTGACTCGATCCACACCCGAATGGGCGCACAAGACGATATTATCAAGGGCGAGTCCACGTTTCAGGTGGAGCTGAAAGAATGCAGCACTATTTTGAAAGAGTGCGGGCCACGGTCGCTGGTTCTGATGGACGAAGTGGGCCGCGGAACCAGTACCATGGACGGCTTCGCCATAGCACATTCCATTCTGCGGTACCTTGTTACAGATAGGTCGCCGTTTGTACTATTCATTACACACTATCAGAACCTGAAGTCGTTTGAGAGGTTCAaagaggtgaaaaattacCATATGGGCATCCAAAAAGTGGGTGAAGACATCGTCTTCACATATAAACTATCCGAAGGATGCTCTGATCGTTCATACGGTATCAATTGTGCAAAGTTGGCAGGACTGCCTAAACCTGTTCTTGAATCCGCACATCAGAACTCAACCAGGTTCGAAAATGACTGGAGACTTAAGGAGGCACTGAGTCTGGCACACAACTTTCGCACTCTCACAGAAAATAAAGATTATGcgaagctgctggagttGGCACAAGATCTGGTGTGA
- a CDS encoding Pre-mRNA-splicing factor CWC21: MYNGIGLSTARGSGTNGYVQRNLSNLHSDARIDESGGKQYLRRQLRQKNERKQVATTVRDRDIDLHERKRQLEIKVMEYRETLEDEGLEDSEVDKKVEEYRERLRNQKDAREKSPTRAKDSRPGNRPYHEKADPFVKQERKPAMSVKSKRQNFASMY; the protein is encoded by the coding sequence ATGTATAATGGAATCGGTCTGAGCACCGCGAGGGGCTCTGGAACAAATGGATACGTGCAGCGTAACCTCAGCAACTTGCACAGCGATGCGCGTATAGATGAGAGTGGGGGCAAACAGTATTTGAGGCGGCAGCTTCGGCAGAAAAACGAGCGCAAACAGGTTGCCACTACGGTTCGAGACAGAGATATCGACCTTCACGAGCGCAAGCGACAGTTGGAGATAAAAGTGATGGAATACAGAGAGACGCTCGAGGATGAGGGACTCGAGGACAGCGAGGTCGACAAGAAAGTGGAAGAGTACCGCGAAAGACTCAGAAACCAAAAGGACGCCAGGGAAAAGTCTCCTACACGCGCGAAAGACAGTAGGCCTGGAAATAGGCCGTACCACGAAAAGGCCGATCCATTTGTGAAGCAGGAGCGAAAACCTGCGATGTCTGTAAAGTCGAAGAGGCAGAATTTTGCCAGTATGTACTGA
- a CDS encoding Vacuolar protein 8 produces MGCCCSKSEHDNLYPQLLADNERDAISALLQYLENRGEVDFFSDGPLKALSTLVYSDNIDLQRSAALAFAEITEKDIRAVSRDVLEPILILLQSSDQDVQRAACAALGNLAVNDDNKVLIVEMGGLVPLIRQMMSSNIEVQCNAVGCITNLATQDKNKTKIATSGALIPLTKLAKSPDLRVQRNATGALLNMTHSLENRKELVEAGSVPVLVQLLSSSDPDVQYYCTTALSNIAVDESNRKKLATTEPKLVSQLVQLMDSSSPRVQCQATLALRNLASDALYQLEIVRAGGLPNLVSLLKSQHEPLVLAAVACIRNISIHPMNEALIIDAGFLKPLVNLVDYTDSVEIQCHAVSTLRNLAASSERNRMELLEAGAVKKCKELVLQAPESVQSEISACFAILALADDLKAKLLELGIMDVLIPLTKSSNPEVSGNSAAALANLCSRIQDYTIILENYDGISSFISDFLNSGNSTFEHIALWTMLQLLESDNQEIKSKIKSEINRGKMNLNNLTGEDFNGADEISNLTQQILDLIK; encoded by the coding sequence ATGGGCTGTTGTTGTAGCAAAAGCGAGCATGACAACTTGTATCCCCAACTTCTAGCTGACAACGAGAGAGACGCGATTTCCGCTCTTTTGCAATACTTGGAGAACCGTGGCGAGGTGGACTTTTTCTCTGATGGTCCGCTGAAAGCACTGAGCACGCTCGTGTACTCGGACAATATCGACCTCCAGAGAAGTGCAGCATTGGCATTTGCCGAAATAACAGAGAAAGACATCCGCGCCGTCTCGAGAGACGTGTTGGAGCCAATATTAATACTGCTACAGAGCTCGGACCAGGACGTCCAACGGGCAGCCTGTGCCGCGCTAGGTAACTTGGCCGTCAACGATGACAACAAGGTCTTAATTGTGGAGATGGGCGGGCTAGTGCCTCTTATCAGACAGATGATGAGTTCCAACATCGAGGTCCAGTGCAATGCTGTTGGCTGTATCACAAATCTGGCTACCCAGGATAAAAACAAGACCAAAATTGCCACCTCTGGTGCTCTTATTCCACTCACCAAACTCGCCAAATCCCCAGACCTCAGGGTTCAGAGGAATGCCACAGGTGCCCTGCTGAACATGACTCATTCTTTAGAAAACAGGAAGGAACTTGTGGAGGCCGGGTCGGTGCCCGTTCTAGTTCAGCTGCTGTCCTCCTCTGACCCAGACGTCCAGTACTATTGTACGACAGCATTGTCCAACATTGCTGTGGACGAGTCcaatagaaaaaaattggcCACCACCGAGCCAAAGCTGGTCAGCCAGTTGGTTCAACTAATGGACTCTTCGAGCCCGAGGGTTCAATGCCAGGCCACGCTAGCTCTCAGAAACTTAGCTTCCGATGCATTGTACCAATTGGAGATCGTGCGCGCGGGTGGCTTGCCGAATCTCGTCTCGTTGCTGAAGTCGCAGCACGAACCACTAGTTCTTGCTGCCGTCGCATGCATCCGCAATATATCGATCCACCCTATGAACGAGGCGTTGATCATCGACGCAGGTTTCTTGAAACCTCTGGTTAATCTGGTGGACTACACGGATTCTGTCGAGATACAATGCCACGCCGTTTCCACTTTGAGGAACCTTGCTGCCAGCAGTGAAAGAAATCGCATGGAGCTACTGGAGGCAGGTGCGGTTAAGAAATGCAAAGAGCTGGTGTTACAAGCTCCCGAAAGCGTCCAAAGCGAAATATCTGCATGTTTTGCAATTCTCGCGCTGGCTGATGACCTCAAAGCTaagctgcttgagctcGGTATCATGGACGTGTTGATCCCGCTGACGAAATCGTCGAACCCTGAAGTGAGCGGTAACTCGGCCGCTGCCCTGGCCAACTTGTGCTCAAGAATACAAGATTATACGATaattctggaaaattaTGACGGCATCTCTAGCTTCATCTCCGACTTTCTGAACTCAGGCAACTCTACATTTGAGCACATTGCCTTGTGGACGATGCTGCAGTTGCTCGAATCTGATAACCAGGAGATCAAGTCTAAAATAAAAAGCGAAATCAACAGAGGCAAGATGAACCTGAACAATCTAACCGGCGAAGATTTCAACGGGGCAGATGAGATATCCAACCTGACGCAGCAAATTTTGGACCTCATCAAATGA